The following coding sequences lie in one Acidobacteriota bacterium genomic window:
- a CDS encoding DUF29 family protein, producing the protein MEELAILKKHILEGRYTDALAVVEDLEGMSRKAILMTIKSFLTRLVSHLIKNDAEQRLTNSWSASIRNSIVQIQEWNVMGNHTGHYVHADDWRELLEKVWDTALDEAALEVNGGRHSPLQLAEMIDQEAIFQRAQHLLSLTFTESTRDLPRRLREEMKSLPGGGETGR; encoded by the coding sequence ATGGAAGAACTGGCAATATTGAAAAAACACATTCTTGAGGGCCGGTACACGGATGCGCTTGCCGTCGTGGAAGATCTGGAGGGAATGAGTCGAAAAGCGATCTTGATGACAATTAAGTCGTTTTTGACCCGTCTGGTATCGCACCTCATCAAAAACGATGCTGAACAGCGCCTCACCAATTCCTGGTCAGCCTCAATCCGAAACTCAATTGTGCAAATTCAGGAGTGGAATGTGATGGGGAACCACACCGGGCACTATGTTCATGCCGATGACTGGAGAGAACTTCTGGAAAAGGTTTGGGATACAGCCTTAGATGAAGCCGCCCTTGAGGTCAACGGTGGTAGACACAGCCCGCTTCAACTCGCGGAAATGATTGATCAGGAAGCGATTTTTCAACGTGCCCAACACCTGCTTTCACTGACTTTTACCGAATCAACCCGCGACCTGCCGCGCCGGTTACGTGAAGAAATGAAAAGCCTCCCTGGCGGCGGCGAGACGGGAAGATAA